The following are encoded in a window of Streptomyces sp. 11x1 genomic DNA:
- the dusB gene encoding tRNA dihydrouridine synthase DusB — protein sequence MSTPVSLAPAPLRIGPHTVTPPVVLAPMAGITNAPFRTLCREFSDGKGLFVSEMITTRALVERNEKTMQLIHFDATEKPRSIQLYGVDPATVGKAVRMIAEEGLADHIDLNFGCPVPKVTRKGGGSALPYKRNLLRAILREAVSGAGDLPVTMKMRKGIDDDHITYLDAGRIAVEEGVTAIALHGRTAAQHYGGTADWDAIARLKEHVPEIPVLGNGDIWSAEDALRMVRETGCDGVVVGRGCLGRPWLFADLVAAFEGRTEDIARPSLREVADVMVRHAGLLGEWIGGESKGVVDFRKHVAWYLKGFAVGSEMRKRLAITSSLAELRAGLDELDLDQPWPAGADGPRGRTSGNNRVVLPDGWLKDPYDCAGVGEEAELDTSGG from the coding sequence ATGTCCACGCCCGTGTCCCTCGCCCCGGCCCCGCTGCGGATCGGCCCGCACACCGTCACCCCGCCCGTCGTCCTGGCCCCGATGGCCGGGATCACCAACGCGCCCTTCCGCACCCTGTGCCGGGAGTTCAGCGACGGCAAGGGGCTGTTCGTCAGCGAGATGATCACCACGCGGGCGCTGGTCGAGCGCAACGAGAAGACCATGCAGCTGATCCACTTCGACGCGACCGAGAAGCCGCGCTCGATCCAGCTGTACGGCGTGGACCCGGCGACCGTCGGCAAGGCCGTCCGCATGATCGCGGAGGAGGGCCTCGCCGACCACATCGACCTCAACTTCGGCTGCCCGGTCCCCAAGGTGACCCGCAAGGGCGGCGGCTCGGCCCTCCCGTACAAGCGGAACCTGCTGCGTGCCATCCTCCGCGAGGCCGTGAGCGGCGCCGGCGACCTCCCGGTCACCATGAAGATGCGCAAGGGCATCGACGACGACCACATCACCTACCTCGACGCCGGCCGGATCGCCGTCGAGGAGGGCGTCACCGCGATCGCCCTGCACGGCCGCACCGCCGCCCAGCACTACGGCGGCACCGCCGACTGGGACGCCATCGCCCGCCTCAAGGAGCACGTCCCCGAGATCCCCGTCCTCGGCAACGGCGACATCTGGTCCGCCGAGGACGCGCTGCGCATGGTCCGCGAGACCGGCTGCGACGGCGTGGTCGTGGGGCGCGGCTGCCTGGGCCGGCCGTGGCTCTTCGCCGACCTGGTCGCGGCCTTCGAGGGGCGTACCGAGGACATCGCGCGTCCGTCGCTGCGCGAGGTGGCCGACGTCATGGTCCGGCATGCCGGTCTGCTCGGCGAGTGGATCGGGGGCGAGTCCAAGGGGGTTGTCGACTTCCGCAAGCACGTCGCCTGGTATCTCAAGGGCTTCGCCGTCGGCTCCGAGATGCGCAAGCGGCTCGCCATCACCTCATCCCTCGCCGAACTCCGCGCCGGACTCGACGAGTTGGACCTCGATCAGCCCTGGCCCGCCGGCGCCGACGGGCCGCGCGGCCGCACCTCCGGCAACAACCGCGTCGTCCTGCCCGACGGCTGGCTCAAGGATCCCTACGACTGTGCGGGCGTGGGCGAGGAAGCCGAACTGGACACGTCCGGGGGGTAG
- a CDS encoding MFS transporter: protein MPELSRRHRLLVLAICCTSLLIVSLDNTVLNVALPSMQRDLNASLAGLQWTIDAYTLVLAALLMLAGSTADRIGRKRVFMVGLVVFALGSLLCSLAPNLESLVAFRMVQAVGGSMLNPVAMSIITNTFTDPRDRARAIGIWGAVVGISMAAGPIIGGLLVESVGWRSIFWINLPVGLAALLLTWRYVPESRAPKARRPDPVGQLLVIALLGSLTYAIIEAPTAPVAETLALGGVALAAFLGLLRYEPRRAEPLIDLRFFHSAPFSGATVTAVSAFAALGGFLFLSTLYLQNVRGLDALHAGLWMLPMALLCFVCAPISGRLVGSRGPRLPLLIAGVAMTASGVLFAAFEAETGDVTLVIGYVLFGLGFGFVNAPITNTAVSGMPRAQAGVAAAVASTSRQIGQTLGVAVIGAVLAAGIGSSSYADSFVAAARPAWWIVAVCGFAVLVLGAVTTGAWARETAARTAKRLESPEVREAARVRS, encoded by the coding sequence ATGCCGGAGCTCAGCCGCCGCCACCGTCTGCTGGTGCTCGCGATCTGCTGCACCAGCCTCCTGATCGTGAGCCTGGACAACACCGTCCTGAACGTCGCCCTGCCCTCCATGCAGCGCGACCTGAACGCGAGCCTCGCGGGGCTCCAGTGGACCATCGACGCCTACACCCTGGTACTGGCCGCGCTGCTGATGCTGGCCGGCTCCACCGCGGACCGGATCGGCCGCAAACGGGTCTTCATGGTCGGCCTGGTCGTCTTCGCCCTCGGCTCCCTGCTGTGCTCCCTCGCCCCGAACCTCGAATCGCTGGTCGCCTTCCGGATGGTGCAGGCGGTCGGCGGCTCGATGCTCAACCCGGTCGCGATGTCGATCATCACCAACACGTTCACGGACCCGCGCGATCGGGCCCGCGCGATCGGTATCTGGGGTGCGGTGGTGGGCATCTCGATGGCCGCAGGGCCGATCATCGGCGGACTCCTCGTGGAGTCGGTCGGCTGGCGCTCGATCTTCTGGATCAACCTGCCGGTCGGTCTGGCCGCGCTCCTGCTGACCTGGCGGTACGTCCCCGAGTCCCGCGCCCCGAAGGCCCGCCGCCCCGACCCCGTCGGCCAGCTGCTCGTCATCGCGCTGCTCGGCTCCCTCACCTACGCGATCATCGAGGCGCCGACCGCGCCGGTCGCCGAGACCCTCGCCCTCGGCGGTGTCGCGCTCGCCGCGTTCCTCGGCCTCCTGCGCTACGAGCCCCGCCGCGCGGAACCCCTCATCGACCTGCGCTTCTTCCATTCGGCACCGTTCAGCGGGGCGACGGTGACCGCGGTCAGCGCGTTCGCCGCGCTCGGCGGCTTCCTGTTCCTGTCGACGCTGTACCTGCAGAACGTCCGGGGCCTCGACGCCCTGCACGCCGGCCTGTGGATGCTCCCGATGGCGCTGCTGTGCTTCGTCTGCGCGCCGATCTCCGGGCGGTTGGTCGGCAGCCGGGGCCCGCGTCTGCCGCTCCTGATCGCCGGGGTCGCGATGACCGCGAGCGGGGTGCTCTTCGCCGCGTTCGAGGCCGAGACCGGCGACGTCACCCTCGTCATCGGCTACGTCCTCTTCGGCCTCGGCTTCGGCTTCGTCAACGCGCCCATCACCAACACGGCCGTCTCGGGCATGCCGCGCGCCCAGGCCGGTGTCGCCGCCGCGGTCGCCTCCACCAGCCGCCAGATCGGCCAGACGCTGGGCGTCGCGGTGATAGGAGCGGTGCTGGCGGCGGGCATCGGCTCCTCCTCGTACGCCGACTCCTTCGTCGCGGCGGCCCGCCCCGCCTGGTGGATCGTCGCGGTGTGCGGCTTCGCCGTCCTCGTCCTGGGCGCGGTCACCACGGGCGCGTGGGCACGGGAGACCGCGGCGCGGACGGCGAAGCGGCTGGAGTCACCCGAGGTGAGGGAGGCAGCGAGAGTGAGGTCGTAG